A single region of the Gossypium arboreum isolate Shixiya-1 chromosome 12, ASM2569848v2, whole genome shotgun sequence genome encodes:
- the LOC108471384 gene encoding serine/arginine-rich splicing factor SR45a-like isoform X1 — METVEGAERCIKYLNRSVLEGRLITVEKAKRSRGRTPTPGRYQGVRDRRGQGHRRSRSYSPRQNNRYYHSRGRRGRSRSRSPYGRRRDDRDLHRRRRERSLSGDGGGHRR, encoded by the exons ATGGAAACTGTTGAGGGTGCAGAGCGCTGCATCAAGTATCTGAATCGTTCAGTGCTTGAAGGCCGATTAATCACTGTGGAAAAG GCAAAAAGGTCCCGAGGAAGAACACCGACACCTGGGAGGTATCAAGGTGTGCGAGATAGAAGAG GACAAGGCCACAGACGGTCTCGTAGCTATTCACCTCGACAAAACAACAGATATTATCATTCAAGGGGTAGACGAGGGAGATCCCGTTCTCGTTCTCCATATGGTAGGAGAAGAGATGATCGTGACTTACATAGGAGGCGCAGAGAGCGCTCCTTGTCTGGTGATGGCGGTGGTCATCGTAGATGA
- the LOC108471384 gene encoding serine/arginine-rich splicing factor SR45a-like isoform X3 — protein MSSASTFQTHGFKLTILQKAKRSRGRTPTPGRYQGVRDRRGQGHRRSRSYSPRQNNRYYHSRGRRGRSRSRSPYGRRRDDRDLHRRRRERSLSGDGGGHRR, from the exons ATGAGTTCTGCATCGACATTCCAAACTCATGGATTCAAACTCACTATTTTGCAGAAG GCAAAAAGGTCCCGAGGAAGAACACCGACACCTGGGAGGTATCAAGGTGTGCGAGATAGAAGAG GACAAGGCCACAGACGGTCTCGTAGCTATTCACCTCGACAAAACAACAGATATTATCATTCAAGGGGTAGACGAGGGAGATCCCGTTCTCGTTCTCCATATGGTAGGAGAAGAGATGATCGTGACTTACATAGGAGGCGCAGAGAGCGCTCCTTGTCTGGTGATGGCGGTGGTCATCGTAGATGA
- the LOC108471384 gene encoding serine/arginine-rich splicing factor SR45a-like isoform X4: protein MSSASTFQTHGFKLTILQKAKRSRGRTPTPGRYQGQGHRRSRSYSPRQNNRYYHSRGRRGRSRSRSPYGRRRDDRDLHRRRRERSLSGDGGGHRR, encoded by the exons ATGAGTTCTGCATCGACATTCCAAACTCATGGATTCAAACTCACTATTTTGCAGAAG GCAAAAAGGTCCCGAGGAAGAACACCGACACCTGGGAGGTATCAAG GACAAGGCCACAGACGGTCTCGTAGCTATTCACCTCGACAAAACAACAGATATTATCATTCAAGGGGTAGACGAGGGAGATCCCGTTCTCGTTCTCCATATGGTAGGAGAAGAGATGATCGTGACTTACATAGGAGGCGCAGAGAGCGCTCCTTGTCTGGTGATGGCGGTGGTCATCGTAGATGA
- the LOC108471384 gene encoding serine/arginine-rich splicing factor SR45a-like isoform X2, with translation METVEGAERCIKYLNRSVLEGRLITVEKAKRSRGRTPTPGRYQGQGHRRSRSYSPRQNNRYYHSRGRRGRSRSRSPYGRRRDDRDLHRRRRERSLSGDGGGHRR, from the exons ATGGAAACTGTTGAGGGTGCAGAGCGCTGCATCAAGTATCTGAATCGTTCAGTGCTTGAAGGCCGATTAATCACTGTGGAAAAG GCAAAAAGGTCCCGAGGAAGAACACCGACACCTGGGAGGTATCAAG GACAAGGCCACAGACGGTCTCGTAGCTATTCACCTCGACAAAACAACAGATATTATCATTCAAGGGGTAGACGAGGGAGATCCCGTTCTCGTTCTCCATATGGTAGGAGAAGAGATGATCGTGACTTACATAGGAGGCGCAGAGAGCGCTCCTTGTCTGGTGATGGCGGTGGTCATCGTAGATGA
- the LOC108473091 gene encoding uncharacterized protein LOC108473091, with protein MVSTDTIDYHSLFDLPSFPLNDSSLDYNNLQALLNNKQTPEENPVVDHQPTCQNQLLGTQFQSCLSFGPNLEQGYEESFNNLNGFELKNEECQEVTKYLRRNFSFQPCFDPLVASENFQGQALSMPQNTCNGDLENMNQKSYEEAQTPFKVGRYNPEERQERISKYRAKRNQRNFNKTIKYACRKTLADSRPRIRGRFARNDEAIEIPKAACSTRDEEEDDLWVLHEVEDDETLARGDFMNSFCQNQFQYHHGYF; from the exons ATGGTTTCCACTGATACCATTGATTATCACTCATTGTTTGATCTTCCTTCCTTTCCTCTCAACGATTCTTCATTAGATTATAATAATCTTCAAGCCTTATTGAACAATAAACAAACCCCAGAAGAAAACCCAGTTGTTGATCATCAACCCACTTGCCAAAACCAATTACTTGGAACCCAGTTCCAGTCTTGTTTGTCATTTGGTCCGAATTTGGAACAGGGGTATGAAGAAAGTTTCAACAACTTGAATGGCTTTGAACTTAAAAATGAAGAATGTCAAGAGGTAACAAAGTACTTGCGAAGAAACTTTTCATTTCAACCTTGTTTTGATCCTCTCGTGGCGTCAGAGAATTTTCAAGGTCAAGCTTTGAGCATGCCCCAAAACACCTGCAATGGAGATTTAGAG AATATGAACCAAAAGTCATATGAGGAAGCACAAACACCCTTTAAAGTAGGACGTTACAACCCAGAAGAGAGACAAGAAAGGATTTCCAAGTACAGAGCAAAGCGCAATCAAAGGAACTTCAACAAAACAATTAAG TATGCATGCCGCAAAACACTAGCCGACAGCCGTCCTCGTATACGTGGCAGATTCGCACGCAACGATGAAGCTATTGAGATTCCCAAAGCTGCATGTTCAACCAGagatgaagaggaagatgatttatGG GTATTGCatgaggttgaagatgatgaaacaCTAGCAAGAGGAGATTTTATGAACAGTTTCTgtcaaaatcaatttcaatacCACCATGGCTACTTCTGA